From Primulina huaijiensis isolate GDHJ02 unplaced genomic scaffold, ASM1229523v2 scaffold39093_ERROPOS115441, whole genome shotgun sequence, the proteins below share one genomic window:
- the LOC140968994 gene encoding RNA-binding KH domain-containing protein RCF3: MERSRSKRYYYDQDYESETLHSRSKPRYGNNSHGGGAGGHHYAPSYPRRSSVGGGGGGGGRKMQDPSLMVTTSYRILCHDVKAGGVIGKSGSIIKAIRQHTGAWINVHELIPGDEERIIEISDTRRRDPDGRLPNFSPAQEALFLIHERILETEMGGYGGFGEDVNEEYGNRGGGNGGKMVTRLVVSRIHVGSLLGKGGKIIEQMRIETKTHIRVLPRDHTLPRCVAMSEEIVQVVGEMNAVKNAIAIISSRLRESQHRDRSNFSNQLHSPERFGVTDDDFRLNGAIARRSSAENTSFGPRYSAGSKGNNYSSRSSGYALESGPGPLPDNAPSYCGDEIVFRIFCPVEKVECVVGESDGIMELLQNEIGVNVDVADPVAGSDERIITILSDEGPDDELFPAQEALLHIQTRIVDIAPEKENIITTRLLLQSDEIGCLKDGSLLDKGKMGGANVEILPRVKLPAAVLGSNEIIQIVGEIKAAREALIEVTSRVRSYIYREFLEKGGPAPTVSISSHMEGAAEPESASSDNTTPSTHSGNGTIISNYQSTSTSASVQKTRDIVTLKPNEVVHREDTPSILNRITVPLVTRSTLEVVLPPHTAAKLVTKSKKLAFISELSGATVKLIEDGADASEKIIQISGTPDQAEKAQSLLQGFILSTEEDGP; encoded by the exons ATGGAGAGATCTAGATCTAAGAGATACTATTATGACCAGGACTATGAATCTGAAACCCTACACTCAAGGAGCAAACCGCGATACGGCAACAATTCACATGGCGGTGGTGCAGGGGGACACCATTACGCTCCGAGCTACCCTCGCCGTTCCTCGGTTGGGGGAGGCGGTGGAGGCGGAGGGCGCAAAATGCAGGACCCTTCTTTGATGGTCACCACTAGCTACAGAATTCTCTGCCACGATGTCAAGGCCGGTGGTGTGATTGGGAAATCTGGGAGCATAATTAAGGCGATTAGGCAGCACACGGGGGCGTGGATCAATGTCCACGAGCTAATTCCTGGGGATGAAGAGAGGATTATAGAGATTTCCGACACACGGAGGCGGGACCCAGATGGGAGGTTGCCCAATTTCTCGCCTGCTCAGGAGGCATTGTTTTTGATACACGAACGGATCTTGGAGACGGAGATGGGAGGATACGGTGGGTTTGGGGAGGATGTGAATGAAGAATATGGTAACAGGGGAGGCGGTAATGGCGGTAAAATGGTGACGAGGCTGGTGGTGTCGCGGATACATGTGGGGAGTTTGTTGGGGAAAGGTGGGAAGATAATTGAGCAAATGAGGATTGAGACCAAGACTCATATTAGGGTTTTACCTAGAGATCACACTTTGCCACGATGCGTTGCCATGTCCGAAGAAATAGTTCAG GTGGTTGGTGAAATGAATGCTGTGAAAAATGCTATAGCGATAATATCGTCACGCTTGAGAGAGAGTCAGCATCGAGATAGAAGCAATTTTAGTAATCAGCTACATTCACCAGAGCGTTTTGGCGTTACCGATGATGATTTTCGCTTGAATGGTGCTATAGCTAGGAGATCTTCTGCTGAAAATACAAGTTTTGGACCAAGATACTCTGCTGGTTCCAAGGGTAACAACTATTCCTCACGTTCATCTGGATATGCCCTCGAGTCTGGACCTGGTCCTTTACCTGACAATGCTCCATCTTACTGCGGTGATGAAATTGTGTTTCGAATATTTTGCCCTGTTGAAAAAGTTGAATGTGTTGTTGGAGAGTCAGATGGGATCATGGAGTTGCTTCAAAATGAAATAGGTGTCAATGTTGATGTTGCTGATCCAGTTGCTGGTTCAGATGAGCGTATAATTACTATATTATCTGATGAG GGTCCTGATGATGAGTTGTTTCCTGCTCAAGAAGCCTTGTTGCATATCCAAACCCGCATAGTTGATATTGCCccagaaaaagaaaatattattacCACTCGATTACTTTTACAATCAGATGAAATTGGATGCTTAAAAGATGGCTCATTACTAGACAAGGGAAAAATGGGTGGTGCGAATGTGGAGATCTTACCGAGGGTAAAACTTCCCGCTGCTGTATTGGGGAGCAATGAGATTATCCAG ATAGTCGGGGAGATCAAAGCAGCTCGAGAGGCTCTAATCGAGGTAACATCAAGGGTTCGGAGTTACATATACAGGGAATTTCTGGAAAAGGGTGGGCCAGCACCAACTGTTTCTATATCTAGTCATATGGAAGGTGCTGCTGAACCCGAATCAGCATCCAGCGACAATACAACTCCATCTACCCATTCTGGAAATGGtacaattatttcaaattatcaGAGCACATCAACCTCGGCTTCAGTGCAGAAAACAAGA GACATTGTAACATTGAAGCCCAATGAAGTTGTTCATCGTGAAGATACTCCCAGTATTTTGAACAG AATTACTGTACCACTTGTCACCAGAAGCACACTGGAAGTTGTATTACCACCCCATACGGCAGCTAAACTTGTTACAAAATCCAAAAAACTTGCATTTATAAGTGAG TTATCTGGAGCGACCGTGAAACTGATTGAAGACGGAGCAGACGCAAGTGAAAAGATCATACAAATATCAGGTACTCCAGATCAGGCCGAGAAAGCTCAAAGTTTGCTTCAAGGATTTATTTTAAGCA CTGAGGAGGATGGCCCGTAA